One genomic region from Magallana gigas chromosome 3, xbMagGiga1.1, whole genome shotgun sequence encodes:
- the LOC105343130 gene encoding transmembrane protein 222, whose protein sequence is MEETKTRESEKVAFNNMPGHLPVHNGVRIDHAKCRYPHCIVWTPIPCLTWLFPFIGHMGIATSAGVIRDFAGPYFVSEDDMAFGRPAKYWQLDLNNVPKGKEKWDKSVSEASEEYKHRMHNLCCDNCHSHVAMALNLMNYDNKSNYNMVVLCILMLIHGKYVSVCGFLKTWLPFLIMVSIIIVVCVLASHA, encoded by the exons ATGGAAGAAACCAAAACAAGAGAGTCAGAGAAAGTAGCTTTTAACAACATGCCAGGTCACTTACCAGTACACAATGGTGTACGAATAGACCATGCTAAATGCAGGTATCCACACTGCATTGTTTGGACACCCATTCCATGCCTGAC ATGGCTGTTTCCATTCATTGGACACATGGGAATTGCCACATCAGCAGGTGTGATCAGGGATTTTGCTGGACCATATTTTGTGTCG GAAGATGACATGGCTTTTGGAAGACCAGCAAA ATACTGGCAGCTGGATTTGAACAATGTTCCGAAGGGCAAGGAGAAGTGGGACAAGTCTGTCTCAGAAGCATCGGAGGAATACAAACACAGAATg cacAATCTCTGCTGTGATAATTGTCACTCCCACGTTGCCATGGCGTTGAACTTAATGAACTACGACAACAAATCGAACTATAACATGGTAGTTCTGTGTATACTGATGCTCATCCATGGGAAATATGTCAG tGTTTGTGGGTTTCTGAAGACTTGGCTACCCTTCCTAATCATGGTCTCTATcataattgtggtctgtgtgCTTGCTTCACATGCTTGA